A single window of Leclercia adecarboxylata DNA harbors:
- the fliT gene encoding flagella biosynthesis regulatory protein FliT, translating into MNSPSSALNNWHALHALSITMLNLAHSGQWDELIEKEVEYVQLVEGIAQNPISTCPPAQIEQARFILEKVLQNETELKALLKGRMDELRHLITQTGKQQSVNSTYGKLSGNILYPENLTRDIPL; encoded by the coding sequence ATGAACAGTCCTAGCTCAGCTCTCAACAACTGGCATGCTTTGCATGCCTTGAGTATTACCATGCTGAACCTCGCTCATTCCGGTCAGTGGGATGAGCTTATTGAAAAAGAAGTTGAATACGTTCAGTTAGTCGAAGGCATCGCACAGAACCCAATCTCTACCTGCCCGCCTGCGCAAATTGAACAGGCACGCTTTATCCTCGAAAAAGTGCTGCAAAATGAGACTGAGCTAAAGGCGCTGTTAAAAGGAAGAATGGATGAACTGCGCCATCTGATAACCCAAACCGGTAAACAACAATCGGTCAACTCTACCTACGGCAAGCTGTCAGGCAATATTCTTTATCCGGAAAATTTAACACGCGACATCCCGTTATGA
- the amyA gene encoding alpha-amylase, with the protein MKNPTLLQFFHWYYPDGGQLWPEVAERADLLNDIGINMVWLPPAYKGASGGYSVGYDCYDLFDLGEFDQKGSVPTKYGDKAQLLAAIGALKRNDIAVLMDVVVNHKMGADEKEAIRVQRVNADDRNQIHDEIVECEAWTRYTFPVRAGQYSEFVWDYKCFSGIDHIENPDEDGIFKIVNDYTGDGWNDQVDNEMGNFDYLMGENIDFRNRAVTEEIKYWARWLMEQTQCDGFRLDAVKHIPAWFYKEWIEHVQEVAPKPLFIVAEYWSKDVDKLQHYIDQVDGQTMLFDAPLHMKFHEASLQGRDYDMSQIFTGTLVEVDPFHAVTLVANHDTQPLQALEAPVEAWFKPLAYALILLRENGVPSVFYPDLYGASYDDTGGDGEMYHIEMPVIEQLDQLILARQRFAHGVQTLWFDHPNCIAFSRSGTDEDPGCVVVLSNGDESEKTLTLGENYGNRRWKDFLGNREEIVTTDETGTGVFTCNGGSVSVWVIEAAL; encoded by the coding sequence ATGAAAAACCCCACTCTCTTACAATTTTTCCACTGGTATTACCCTGACGGCGGTCAACTCTGGCCGGAAGTGGCCGAGCGCGCCGATCTTCTCAACGATATCGGTATTAACATGGTCTGGCTGCCCCCGGCGTACAAAGGGGCGTCCGGTGGATATTCCGTCGGTTACGACTGCTACGATCTCTTCGATCTCGGCGAGTTCGATCAAAAAGGATCGGTTCCCACCAAATACGGCGACAAAGCCCAGCTGCTGGCCGCTATCGGGGCGTTGAAACGCAACGACATCGCGGTGCTGATGGACGTGGTAGTCAACCACAAGATGGGCGCCGACGAGAAAGAGGCCATCCGCGTTCAGCGGGTCAACGCCGACGATCGCAATCAGATCCACGACGAGATCGTTGAGTGTGAAGCCTGGACCCGCTACACCTTCCCGGTGCGCGCCGGACAGTACTCGGAATTCGTCTGGGATTACAAATGCTTCAGCGGCATCGATCATATCGAAAATCCCGATGAAGACGGCATCTTCAAGATCGTTAATGATTACACGGGTGATGGCTGGAACGATCAGGTCGATAACGAGATGGGGAACTTTGATTACCTGATGGGCGAAAACATCGATTTTCGTAACCGTGCGGTGACCGAGGAGATCAAATACTGGGCGCGCTGGTTGATGGAGCAGACCCAGTGCGACGGCTTCCGTCTGGATGCGGTGAAACATATTCCGGCATGGTTCTATAAAGAGTGGATCGAGCACGTGCAGGAAGTCGCGCCGAAACCGCTGTTTATCGTGGCGGAATACTGGTCTAAAGATGTCGATAAATTGCAGCACTATATCGATCAGGTGGATGGACAAACCATGCTGTTTGACGCCCCGCTGCACATGAAGTTTCACGAAGCCTCGCTGCAGGGACGTGATTACGACATGAGCCAGATCTTTACCGGCACGCTGGTAGAAGTCGATCCCTTCCACGCGGTGACGCTGGTGGCTAACCACGACACTCAGCCGCTACAGGCGCTGGAGGCCCCGGTCGAAGCCTGGTTTAAACCGTTGGCCTACGCGTTGATTTTGCTCCGGGAGAACGGAGTGCCGAGCGTCTTCTATCCCGATCTGTACGGTGCCAGCTATGACGACACCGGCGGCGACGGCGAGATGTACCATATCGAGATGCCGGTGATTGAACAGCTCGACCAGCTGATCCTCGCCCGCCAGCGTTTTGCCCATGGCGTTCAGACCTTGTGGTTCGATCACCCTAACTGTATTGCCTTCAGCCGCAGCGGCACCGATGAGGATCCGGGCTGCGTGGTCGTGCTCTCGAACGGCGATGAGAGTGAAAAGACCCTGACGCTGGGTGAGAACTACGGCAACAGAAGATGGAAAGATTTTCTCGGCAACCGGGAGGAGATTGTCACCACCGACGAAACCGGCACCGGCGTGTTTACCTGCAACGGGGGCAGCGTCAGCGTCTGGGTGATAGAGGCGGCATTGTAA
- the yedD gene encoding lipoprotein YedD — protein MKKIAIIAGLLALTGCVQVDRYQDVIKHPVPAELAGYWQSKGPQSRMVSPEAIATLVVTQEGDTLDCRQWQRVVAVPGKIMLRSDDFYNVTSKLDIYPLEREGSAIEYDGMILQRVERPTVECTNYLSKNPLASKLP, from the coding sequence ATGAAAAAAATAGCAATTATCGCAGGGCTGCTGGCGTTAACCGGCTGTGTGCAGGTCGACAGATATCAGGACGTGATCAAGCATCCCGTTCCGGCTGAGCTGGCAGGGTACTGGCAGTCGAAAGGGCCGCAAAGCAGAATGGTCAGCCCGGAAGCGATCGCTACGCTGGTGGTGACGCAAGAGGGGGATACCCTCGACTGCCGCCAGTGGCAGCGCGTGGTGGCCGTGCCGGGGAAAATTATGCTGCGCTCGGATGATTTTTATAACGTCACCAGCAAACTGGATATCTACCCGCTGGAAAGGGAAGGCTCCGCCATTGAGTATGACGGAATGATCCTGCAGCGCGTCGAGCGGCCCACCGTTGAGTGCACAAATTATCTGAGTAAAAACCCGCTGGCAAGTAAGCTGCCATAA
- a CDS encoding acyltransferase, with protein sequence MQQIKSIHYLRGIAAFLVVGFHIRNNFNDVYPIKNLGDFMFMSGASGVDLFFIISGFIMMYSTSIKVTPSDFIVRRIFRIFPPFLFLLTALYFLYPDFKTEHVFRSIFLIHSDYSSDAPFFGYNTLIPAWTLTYEVYFYLIFAISMTLSQKYRGLISIIALTLPVVLLQLIINGQLDLYGAATAELNKTNPLYGFVRFVSSPMMIEFCYGILFYSLSKYLKNIRHYELIAFASISFFVCSYLSWFRFFHGPINFGLWALILILGSLIYESNKELKNIPLLTFMGNISYSLYLTQGVVLTVLNHYEPYIPIYSSGKGFVRFVFSVSICIVVAYFIYHYIEYPAIQMGKKFTQMIKRRKLSLA encoded by the coding sequence ATGCAACAAATTAAATCAATTCACTATCTTCGAGGGATAGCCGCTTTTTTAGTTGTTGGCTTCCATATAAGAAACAACTTTAATGATGTTTATCCCATAAAAAATCTAGGTGACTTCATGTTTATGAGTGGAGCATCGGGTGTTGATCTTTTCTTTATTATCAGTGGATTTATCATGATGTACTCTACAAGCATCAAAGTGACTCCCTCTGATTTTATAGTGAGACGAATATTCAGGATATTCCCTCCTTTTCTTTTTTTGTTGACAGCATTGTATTTTTTATACCCTGACTTCAAAACAGAGCATGTCTTTAGATCAATATTTTTAATACATAGTGATTATTCATCTGATGCACCGTTCTTTGGTTATAACACATTAATACCCGCATGGACACTCACCTATGAAGTCTATTTTTATTTGATATTTGCTATCTCTATGACTCTTTCACAGAAGTATAGGGGCCTGATATCTATTATCGCATTAACGTTACCTGTAGTTCTCCTGCAGCTCATCATCAATGGTCAATTAGATTTATATGGTGCTGCGACGGCTGAATTGAACAAAACAAACCCTCTTTACGGCTTCGTGAGATTTGTTTCGTCACCAATGATGATTGAGTTTTGCTATGGGATACTCTTTTACTCATTATCTAAATATTTAAAAAACATTCGTCACTACGAGTTAATCGCTTTTGCTAGTATTTCATTTTTCGTTTGCTCATATCTTTCTTGGTTCAGATTTTTCCATGGACCGATAAACTTTGGATTATGGGCGCTGATATTAATCCTTGGCTCTTTGATTTATGAGTCAAACAAAGAGTTAAAAAACATCCCATTATTAACATTTATGGGAAACATCTCTTATTCTCTGTATTTAACACAAGGGGTGGTTCTGACAGTATTAAATCACTATGAACCCTACATTCCAATCTACAGTTCTGGAAAAGGATTCGTGCGCTTCGTATTCTCTGTCAGCATTTGCATCGTGGTAGCTTACTTCATATATCATTACATTGAATACCCAGCTATACAGATGGGAAAAAAATTCACGCAAATGATAAAGAGAAGAAAATTGTCTCTCGCTTAA
- the fliE gene encoding flagellar hook-basal body complex protein FliE yields the protein MAIQGIEGVISQLQATAMTARNQNVADVQSTVSFAGQLHAALDRISDTQTAARVQGEKFTMGVPGIGLNDVMTDLQKASVSMQMGIQVRNKLMQAYQDVMSMQV from the coding sequence ATGGCAATACAGGGGATTGAAGGCGTCATTAGCCAGTTGCAGGCAACGGCAATGACCGCCCGTAATCAGAACGTGGCTGACGTGCAGTCGACGGTCAGCTTCGCGGGTCAACTGCATGCGGCGCTGGACCGGATCAGCGACACGCAAACCGCGGCGCGCGTGCAGGGCGAAAAATTCACCATGGGCGTGCCGGGCATTGGTCTCAACGATGTGATGACCGATTTGCAAAAAGCGTCGGTATCGATGCAGATGGGCATTCAGGTGCGTAATAAGCTGATGCAGGCGTATCAGGACGTCATGTCGATGCAGGTTTAG
- the fliF gene encoding flagellar basal-body MS-ring/collar protein FliF, protein MSASATSSPQTKSLEWMSRLRANPKVPLIVAGAAAIAIVVAMVLWAKQPDYRTLFSNLSDQDGGAIVTQLTQMNVPYRFSDNGGALEVPADKVHELRLRLAQQGLPKGGAVGFELLDQEKFGISQFSEQVNYQRALEGELARTIETLGPLKSARVHLAMPKPTLFVREQKAPSASVTVNLQPGRALDEGQISAVVHLVSSAVAGLPPGNVTLVDQMGRLLTKSNTSDRDLNDAQLKYATDVENRVQSRIEAILGPIVGTSNVHAQVTAQIDFADKEQTEEQYRPNGDAAQAVMRSRQVNENLQIGGPNAGGVPGALSNQPAPANTAPINAPAQNQQNGQQGAQQQQTAAAANAGPRTSSRNETTNYEVDRTIRHTKMNTGDVQRLSVAVVVNYKTLPDGKPLPLTTEQMKQIEDLTREAMGYSEKRGDTLNVVNSPFSAVDDTSGELPFWQKQAFIELLIEAGRWLLVVIVAWLLWRKAVRPQLVRRAEEAKALQERTLLREETQEAVEVRLSKDEQMQQRRANQRMGAEVMSQRIREMSDNDPRVVALVIRQWMSNENE, encoded by the coding sequence ATGAGTGCGTCAGCAACATCCAGCCCTCAAACTAAATCTCTCGAATGGATGAGCCGCCTGCGCGCGAACCCTAAAGTGCCGTTGATCGTGGCAGGTGCCGCCGCTATCGCTATTGTTGTCGCGATGGTCTTATGGGCCAAACAGCCTGACTATCGCACGCTGTTCAGCAACCTCTCGGACCAGGATGGCGGCGCTATCGTCACCCAGTTAACCCAGATGAACGTCCCCTACCGTTTCTCGGATAATGGCGGCGCGCTGGAAGTCCCTGCCGATAAAGTTCACGAGCTTCGCTTACGTCTTGCCCAGCAAGGTCTGCCGAAAGGCGGCGCGGTAGGCTTTGAACTGCTGGATCAGGAAAAATTCGGTATCAGCCAGTTCAGCGAGCAGGTTAACTACCAGCGCGCGCTGGAGGGCGAACTGGCCCGCACCATCGAAACCCTCGGCCCGCTGAAAAGTGCCCGCGTGCACCTGGCAATGCCAAAACCGACCCTGTTTGTCCGCGAACAGAAAGCCCCTTCGGCCTCCGTTACCGTCAATCTGCAGCCTGGCCGTGCGCTGGATGAAGGGCAGATCAGCGCCGTGGTCCATCTGGTCTCCAGCGCCGTAGCGGGTTTACCGCCGGGTAACGTGACCCTGGTGGATCAGATGGGTCGCCTGTTAACCAAATCCAACACCAGCGATCGCGATCTGAATGACGCGCAGCTGAAATATGCCACCGACGTGGAAAACCGCGTTCAGAGCCGTATCGAAGCCATCCTCGGCCCGATTGTCGGGACCAGCAACGTTCATGCCCAGGTCACCGCGCAGATCGATTTTGCGGATAAAGAGCAGACGGAAGAGCAGTATCGTCCGAACGGCGATGCCGCTCAGGCCGTGATGCGCTCGCGTCAGGTGAATGAAAACTTACAAATCGGCGGCCCGAACGCGGGCGGCGTTCCGGGTGCGCTCTCTAACCAGCCAGCCCCGGCCAATACCGCGCCGATTAACGCCCCGGCGCAGAACCAGCAGAACGGTCAGCAGGGCGCGCAGCAGCAGCAAACCGCAGCGGCGGCCAACGCTGGCCCGCGGACCAGCAGCCGCAACGAAACCACTAACTACGAAGTCGATCGCACCATCCGTCACACCAAAATGAACACTGGTGATGTGCAGCGTCTCTCCGTGGCGGTAGTCGTCAACTACAAAACCCTGCCGGACGGTAAGCCCCTGCCGCTGACCACCGAGCAGATGAAGCAGATCGAAGACCTGACCCGTGAAGCCATGGGTTATTCAGAGAAACGGGGCGATACCCTTAACGTCGTGAACTCGCCGTTCAGCGCCGTTGACGATACCAGCGGTGAACTGCCGTTCTGGCAGAAGCAGGCATTTATCGAGCTGCTGATTGAAGCCGGTCGCTGGTTGCTGGTGGTAATTGTTGCCTGGCTGCTGTGGCGTAAAGCGGTACGTCCGCAGCTTGTACGCCGCGCAGAAGAGGCCAAAGCGCTGCAAGAGAGAACCCTGCTGCGCGAAGAGACGCAGGAAGCGGTGGAAGTACGCCTCAGCAAAGACGAACAAATGCAGCAACGCCGTGCTAACCAGCGCATGGGCGCTGAAGTGATGAGCCAGCGTATTCGCGAAATGTCAGATAACGATCCGCGCGTCGTGGCGCTGGTCATTCGCCAGTGGATGAGTAACGAAAATGAGTAA
- the fliG gene encoding flagellar motor switch protein FliG, whose product MSNLTGTDKSVILLMTIGEDRAAEVFKHLSQREVQVLSSAMANVRQISNKQLTEVLAEFEQEAEQFAALNVNANEYLRSVLVKALGEERAASLLEDILETRDTASGIETLNFMEPQTAADLIRDEHPQIIATILVHLKRGQAADILALFDERLRHDVMLRIATFGGVQPAALAELTEVLNGLLDGQNLKRSKMGGVRTAAEIINLMKTQQEEAVITAVREFDGELAQKIIDEMFLFENLVDVDDRSIQRLLQEVDSESLLIALKGAEQPLREKFLRNMSQRAADILRDDLANRGPVRLSQVENEQKAILLIVRRLAETGEMVVGSSEDTYV is encoded by the coding sequence ATGAGTAACCTTACCGGAACGGATAAAAGCGTCATCCTGCTGATGACCATTGGCGAGGACCGGGCGGCAGAGGTGTTCAAACACCTCTCCCAGCGTGAAGTGCAGGTTCTCAGCTCGGCGATGGCCAACGTGCGTCAGATCTCCAACAAGCAGCTGACCGAAGTGCTGGCGGAGTTTGAGCAGGAAGCCGAACAGTTTGCGGCGCTCAACGTCAACGCCAACGAATACCTGCGTTCAGTGCTGGTCAAGGCGCTCGGGGAAGAGCGCGCCGCCAGCCTGCTGGAGGATATTCTCGAGACCCGCGATACCGCCAGCGGTATCGAAACGCTCAACTTTATGGAGCCGCAGACCGCCGCCGACCTTATTCGCGACGAGCATCCGCAGATCATCGCCACCATCCTGGTCCACCTCAAGCGTGGCCAGGCGGCCGATATTCTGGCGCTGTTCGACGAACGTCTGCGTCACGATGTGATGCTGCGTATCGCCACCTTCGGCGGCGTCCAGCCGGCGGCGCTGGCGGAACTGACCGAAGTACTGAACGGTCTGCTCGACGGCCAGAACCTCAAGCGCAGCAAAATGGGCGGCGTGAGAACGGCAGCAGAAATTATCAACCTGATGAAAACGCAGCAGGAAGAGGCCGTCATTACCGCGGTGCGCGAGTTCGACGGCGAACTGGCGCAGAAAATTATCGACGAGATGTTCCTGTTCGAAAACCTGGTCGACGTGGACGACCGCAGTATCCAGCGCCTGCTGCAGGAAGTGGACTCCGAATCGCTGCTTATCGCCCTCAAAGGTGCCGAACAGCCGCTGCGCGAGAAGTTCCTGCGCAACATGTCCCAGCGTGCGGCGGATATCCTGCGCGACGACCTTGCCAACCGTGGCCCGGTGCGTCTGTCTCAGGTGGAAAACGAACAGAAAGCGATCCTCCTTATTGTGCGTCGTCTGGCCGAAACCGGCGAGATGGTGGTAGGCAGCAGCGAGGATACCTATGTCTGA
- the fliH gene encoding flagellar assembly protein FliH — translation MSDELPWKVWTPDDLSPPRAEFVPANLDSDGMDEENAEPELSEEELRAQQLAQIQMQAHDQGYTAGVNEGRQKGHDQGYQEGLAQGMAQGLEQARSQQAPIHARMQQLVSEFQNTLDALDSVIASRLMQMALEAARQVIGHTPPVDNSSLIKQIQGLLQQEPLFSGKPQLRVHPDDLQRVEEMLGATLSLHGWRLRGDPTLHHGGCKVSADEGDLDASVATRWQELCRLAAPGVI, via the coding sequence ATGTCTGATGAACTGCCGTGGAAGGTCTGGACCCCGGATGACCTCTCCCCTCCTCGTGCGGAATTTGTCCCTGCCAACCTCGACTCCGACGGGATGGATGAGGAGAACGCAGAGCCTGAACTGAGCGAAGAGGAGCTGCGCGCGCAGCAGCTGGCGCAGATCCAGATGCAGGCCCACGATCAGGGCTACACCGCCGGCGTAAACGAAGGCCGGCAGAAAGGTCACGACCAGGGCTATCAGGAAGGGCTGGCCCAGGGGATGGCGCAAGGGTTAGAACAGGCGCGCTCACAGCAGGCGCCGATCCATGCCCGGATGCAGCAGCTGGTCAGCGAGTTCCAGAATACGCTGGACGCGCTGGACAGCGTTATCGCCTCGCGCCTGATGCAGATGGCGCTCGAGGCGGCACGTCAGGTGATCGGCCATACCCCGCCGGTAGATAACTCGTCGCTGATTAAACAGATCCAGGGTCTGCTGCAGCAAGAGCCGCTGTTCAGCGGCAAACCGCAGCTGCGCGTCCACCCGGACGATCTGCAGCGAGTGGAAGAGATGCTCGGCGCGACCCTGAGCCTGCACGGCTGGCGCCTGCGCGGCGATCCGACCCTGCATCACGGCGGCTGCAAAGTCTCTGCCGATGAAGGGGATCTGGACGCCAGCGTGGCAACCCGCTGGCAGGAACTGTGCCGCCTGGCAGCACCGGGAGTCATCTGA
- the fliI gene encoding flagellar protein export ATPase FliI, whose amino-acid sequence MTARLTRWLNSLDNFEAKMAQLPSVRRYGRLTRATGLVLEATGLQLPLGATCIIERQDGNEIREVESEVVGFNGQRLFLMPLEEVEGVLPGARVYAKNLSADGLHSGKQLPLGPALLGRVLDGGGKPLDGLPSPDTAETGALITQPFNPLQRTPIEHVLDTGVRPINALLTVGRGQRMGLFAGSGVGKSVLLGMMARYTQADVIVVGLIGERGREVKDFIENILGAEGRARSVVIAAPADVSPLLRMQGAAYATRIAEDFRDRGQHVLLIMDSLTRYAMAQREIALAIGEPPATKGYPPSVFAKLPALVERAGNGISGGGSITAFYTVLTEGDDQQDPIADSARAILDGHIVLSRRLAEAGHYPAIDIEASISRAMTALISEKHYARVRNFKQLLSSFQRNRDLVSVGAYAKGSDPMLDKAIALWPHLEAYLQQGIFEKADWESSIQALEMIFPQV is encoded by the coding sequence ATGACCGCACGCCTCACCCGCTGGCTCAACAGTCTCGACAATTTTGAAGCGAAGATGGCGCAGCTGCCGTCCGTTCGCCGTTATGGCCGCTTAACCCGCGCCACCGGCCTGGTGCTGGAGGCGACCGGCCTGCAACTGCCGCTGGGGGCCACCTGCATTATCGAACGCCAGGACGGGAACGAGATCCGCGAAGTCGAGAGCGAAGTGGTTGGCTTTAACGGCCAGCGTCTGTTTCTGATGCCGCTGGAAGAGGTGGAGGGCGTTCTGCCCGGCGCGCGCGTTTACGCCAAAAACCTATCCGCCGACGGACTGCACAGCGGCAAGCAGTTGCCGCTCGGCCCGGCGCTGCTCGGGCGGGTGCTGGACGGCGGCGGTAAACCGCTGGATGGCCTGCCCTCCCCCGATACCGCCGAAACCGGGGCGCTGATCACGCAACCCTTTAACCCGTTGCAACGTACGCCGATCGAGCACGTGCTGGATACCGGCGTGCGCCCGATCAACGCCCTGCTGACCGTCGGTCGCGGCCAGCGTATGGGCCTGTTCGCCGGCTCCGGCGTCGGCAAATCGGTGCTGCTCGGGATGATGGCCCGCTACACCCAGGCCGACGTTATCGTGGTGGGGCTGATTGGCGAGCGTGGCCGTGAAGTCAAAGATTTTATCGAGAACATCCTCGGTGCCGAAGGGCGCGCCCGGTCGGTGGTGATTGCCGCCCCGGCGGATGTCTCTCCCCTGCTGCGTATGCAGGGTGCCGCCTACGCCACGCGCATCGCGGAAGATTTCCGCGATCGGGGTCAGCATGTCCTGCTGATCATGGACTCCCTGACCCGTTATGCGATGGCGCAGCGTGAAATCGCCCTGGCGATCGGTGAACCGCCGGCGACCAAAGGCTACCCGCCTTCGGTATTTGCCAAATTACCGGCGCTGGTTGAACGCGCCGGTAACGGCATCAGCGGCGGCGGCTCGATTACCGCGTTTTATACGGTTCTGACCGAAGGCGACGATCAGCAGGATCCGATTGCCGACTCGGCGCGTGCGATCCTCGATGGTCACATCGTCCTGTCGCGCCGTCTGGCCGAAGCGGGCCACTACCCGGCGATTGATATCGAAGCCTCGATCAGCCGCGCAATGACGGCGCTGATTAGCGAGAAGCACTATGCCCGCGTGCGTAACTTTAAGCAGCTGCTCTCCAGCTTCCAGCGCAACCGCGATCTGGTCAGCGTCGGCGCCTATGCCAAAGGCAGCGACCCGATGCTCGACAAGGCAATAGCCCTGTGGCCGCACCTTGAGGCGTATCTGCAACAGGGTATTTTTGAAAAAGCCGACTGGGAAAGCTCGATCCAGGCTCTGGAGATGATTTTCCCGCAGGTGTAA
- the fliJ gene encoding flagellar export protein FliJ: MAQHGALATLKDLAEKDVDNAAQQLGAMRRGHQQAEEQLKMLIDYQHEYRTNLNTDMAQGIGSQRWINYQQFIQTLEKAIDQHRQQVFQWTEKVDRALNFWREKKQRLQAWQTLQDRQLAAATLAESRLDQKKMDEFAQRATMRTPE, translated from the coding sequence ATGGCACAACACGGCGCATTAGCCACGCTGAAAGATCTGGCCGAGAAAGACGTTGATAATGCCGCACAGCAGCTTGGCGCGATGCGCCGCGGGCATCAACAGGCGGAAGAACAGCTGAAGATGTTGATCGACTACCAGCATGAGTATCGCACCAACCTCAACACGGACATGGCCCAGGGTATCGGCAGCCAGCGCTGGATTAACTATCAACAGTTCATCCAGACGCTGGAGAAAGCCATAGATCAGCATCGCCAGCAGGTGTTTCAGTGGACCGAGAAGGTTGACCGGGCCCTGAACTTCTGGCGAGAGAAGAAGCAGCGTTTACAGGCCTGGCAAACCTTGCAGGATCGCCAGCTTGCCGCAGCAACCCTGGCGGAAAGCCGTCTCGATCAGAAAAAAATGGATGAATTTGCCCAGCGCGCAACAATGAGGACACCGGAATGA
- the fliK gene encoding flagellar hook length control protein FliK, with translation MITLQQLLSGDTDLTGGVRGGKAADGAQDFLALLAGALSDAKGQGKEAGLTLNDLQTAGGKRASEALKADAIDADTDAGKLAELLAHQDLSVTDEGVTQPGLSTGLLPALKGDVLKSLTQAAKEADSKTELSDDELAGLSALMAMLPHQQTATAAAPQPVSAGGLDVDATLTSDRGRQPALDTDALRSAKAVAQDKDAALASDSQLTPAVAASTTKQAAESAPSPTGPTVTMGPIVSNLTSAQPTFAAAPVVSAQLGSNEWQQTISQHITLFTRQGQQSAELRLHPEDLGQVQITLKLDDNQAQLQMVSGHSHVRAALEAALPVLRTQLAENGIELTQSSISSENFNGQQQASSQHQQQTSRSGAPGGFDEESDELLAVPASLQSAARGNNAVDIFA, from the coding sequence ATGATCACCCTTCAACAACTGCTTTCGGGCGACACCGACCTTACGGGCGGGGTCCGGGGCGGAAAAGCGGCCGACGGCGCGCAGGACTTTCTTGCCCTGCTGGCGGGCGCGTTAAGCGATGCCAAAGGCCAGGGCAAAGAGGCCGGGCTGACGCTGAACGATCTGCAGACAGCGGGCGGCAAGCGGGCAAGCGAGGCGCTGAAAGCCGACGCCATCGATGCTGATACCGATGCCGGAAAGCTGGCCGAACTGCTGGCGCATCAGGATCTCAGCGTCACCGACGAGGGCGTCACCCAGCCCGGTCTGAGCACCGGCCTGCTGCCCGCGCTTAAAGGTGACGTACTGAAGAGCCTGACCCAGGCGGCCAAAGAGGCCGACAGCAAAACCGAGCTTAGCGATGACGAGCTGGCGGGATTAAGCGCCCTGATGGCAATGCTGCCTCACCAGCAGACGGCCACCGCCGCCGCACCTCAACCGGTGAGCGCCGGGGGCCTGGACGTTGATGCAACCCTGACCAGCGATCGTGGCCGTCAGCCTGCGCTGGATACCGATGCCCTGCGCAGCGCCAAAGCCGTAGCCCAGGATAAAGATGCGGCATTAGCCTCCGACTCTCAGCTGACGCCAGCCGTTGCCGCGTCCACCACAAAGCAGGCGGCAGAGAGCGCGCCGTCCCCGACCGGGCCAACCGTCACTATGGGGCCGATTGTCAGCAATCTTACCTCGGCGCAGCCGACCTTTGCCGCAGCGCCCGTGGTCAGCGCCCAGCTGGGCAGCAACGAGTGGCAGCAGACCATCAGCCAGCACATCACCCTGTTCACCCGCCAGGGCCAGCAGAGCGCCGAGCTGCGTCTGCATCCGGAGGATCTGGGTCAGGTACAAATTACGCTTAAGCTGGATGATAACCAGGCGCAGCTGCAGATGGTGTCAGGCCATAGCCACGTTCGTGCGGCGCTGGAAGCGGCCCTGCCGGTGCTGCGTACCCAGCTGGCGGAAAACGGCATTGAGCTGACGCAAAGCAGCATCAGCAGTGAAAACTTTAATGGCCAACAGCAGGCCTCCTCTCAGCATCAGCAGCAAACATCCCGCTCCGGGGCGCCGGGTGGATTTGATGAAGAGAGCGATGAGCTGCTGGCAGTGCCTGCCTCCCTGCAGTCCGCGGCACGTGGAAACAACGCTGTCGATATCTTCGCCTAA
- the fliL gene encoding flagellar basal body-associated protein FliL produces the protein MTDSAITKKSKRSIWIPLLVLITLAACATAGYSYWRMNKAPSAAAKAEPAPPAAPVFFALDTFTVNLGDAEHVFYVGITLRLKDEATRARLSEYLPEVRSRLLLLFSRQDAAQLSTDEGKQKLVVDIKQTLAAPLISGQPKQEVTDVLYTAFILR, from the coding sequence ATGACTGACTCCGCCATCACCAAGAAAAGTAAGCGTTCCATCTGGATCCCGCTTCTGGTGTTAATTACGCTCGCCGCCTGCGCTACAGCAGGTTACAGCTACTGGCGCATGAATAAAGCACCGTCAGCCGCAGCCAAAGCGGAGCCAGCACCGCCGGCGGCCCCGGTCTTTTTCGCACTGGATACTTTTACCGTTAATCTGGGTGATGCCGAGCACGTGTTCTACGTGGGCATTACGCTGCGTCTGAAAGACGAGGCCACGCGCGCCCGTCTGAGTGAATATCTGCCGGAAGTGCGCAGCCGTCTGCTGCTGCTGTTCTCGCGCCAGGATGCCGCGCAGTTGTCTACCGATGAAGGTAAACAAAAACTGGTGGTAGACATTAAGCAAACGCTGGCCGCGCCTCTGATAAGCGGTCAACCTAAGCAGGAAGTCACTGACGTTCTGTATACAGCTTTCATTCTGCGGTAA